A single region of the Lycium barbarum isolate Lr01 chromosome 2, ASM1917538v2, whole genome shotgun sequence genome encodes:
- the LOC132625981 gene encoding uncharacterized protein LOC132625981 isoform X3, which produces MLDNFSRIHEVEVSKSKLSKQELEALHLRKRVLQRIAIARANGITQSELTKEFNTKANNFFHILKELQTLGLILSHQVTVWENETSNDGKLINKHISTNMLYLSLYGKHLRYQQRLEIWKRGLMADDRENVLIKDDLPSLRDICNILEKAKGKVLRISNIKKDLGYRDAAGHKRWANILRKLTQAQVVEVIEKDKFLRLLKAFSPMHFDTRKRRSDNLGREQPPTKIEKRDQIGQQIVELPIEPQTCGIIHAEGSREIRDVEVQYQGNNRMSTAHSSTDVSNTVNDTKMQIMMRSSVCDLVPVKTSATETISPRCQAYKAYPSHKLRADCAREQREHWILKMLEEEKFLIKPDLQRRLERLEKGRHTSMDKKTLERSLNKLQQKGHCKCLDVFFPAVTNFCENAKRVAVLHPSIYGLSPALLVKIYDRIRSFERELRGTSFSKFQKGDALPIVYDVGRGLQRIEMDVQDALVKKSRGKKSLMEKMARAKLLHIYLWEYVNSLPDSEDTSSSGKYGYDLKNDDSSCKLVDIGSAIEAMQLELFLQVSGSAHMHENVFEKCGDYLHRSGIPMKDYTCLKDTPSIKELSLLIAVLQRFKLIRLVCGEHMVDATQVTQITLTHALELKPFSSAARSSSFHGPDSCHQVRHDFVLSNRKAVDEYWNTLEYFLAGPNPEAASNASPGNDVPAVKEVLQLFHNRKQKRLSRSQGVLNSKWMVHFIKGRNNSSRKRKRSSGGVPSRHVKLRTSDVQQSDKSTCDTVEQFPDEQNAFVVSPGDIGCNSQINCVGDHREVTEGIEQWEKNEGNHSFMKRSDLSSLKPTCRAIFSWTEDADRQLVIEYVRLRAALGPYSRCFKWASVKNLPASPDACKCRMAILMKGCIQFRSALMKLCNVVSERYARYLQNRSLDCGDCEEMVQRDASEDLNQGVSDSPEHSREAAEERWDDFDVYNVKVALDKVLECKKMAKLNGSNGVQSANANSDLSINAERPEKSSHWVPKRCGHPLIESNNIRRQPFESVAVANAVELSKLAVLTTSRSQLVPTSLVETFKHYSEHDKVLAFNFLKEMKLIESRAKYPVALSGKFFDSMFSSPFPIKTGEQAAKFSTWLHEREKEMVNGGVVLPQDLQCGDVLNLCGLLSSGELSIIPCLPAKGVGKAKDARTLKRKNNITNFRDGSRGKTYRIGESEARRAKGFPDISLSLSRATFFSREAVEFFKNDENQPLTQIGEENQVKIMSVPESRSSASYLEGKNNVEEAHENGSYGYTAVSSKELLWKAMASSAEHFCSFSSKKESSAFNPELFRSLLLAIQKAGDQGLTMKEISMSVNVQGEKMLDVIIDVLETFGQVLKVNGYDSVNVVDSSYHSKYFLSTVPVNRQDSLVTLAGADDAQKELGMNAEFHNPTNREQPSEPLLERQSTNRNDSLEFQTAKSHPCKPILPWIDGDGTFNNGVYRKLVSRALGIIMQKPGILEDHVIDQMHGMNPQSCRTLLEMMILDNHIVVRKMFETIAGPPAILSGLLGTQFVKSKLILKRHLFANPTSTSHL; this is translated from the exons ATGCTTGATAACTTTAGTAGGATTCATGAGGTTGAGGTTTCCAAATCTAAGCTATCTAAACAAGAGTTAGAAGCTCTTCATCTACGGAAAAGAGTCCTTCAACGCATCGCCATTGCAAG AGCAAATGGAATTACCCAGAGTGAGCTTACCAAGGAATTCAACACTAAAGCCAATAACTTCTTCCACATATTGAAGGAGCTTCAAACTCTCGGACTGATTCTGAGTCATCAAGTAACAGTTTGGGAAAATGAGACATCCAACGATGGAAAACTTATAAATAAGCATATTTCTACCAATATGCTTTATCTAAGCCTATATGGAAAGCATTTGCGCTATCAACAGAGACTTGAAATCTGGAAGAGAGGTTTGATGGCTGATGATAGAGAGAATGTGCTTATAAAAGATGATCTGCCCAGTTTGAGAGATATCTGTAATATTCTTGAAAAAGCTAAGGGGAAG GTTCTTCGTATCTCAAATATTAAAAAGGACCTAGGTTATCGAGATGCTGCTGGACATAAAAGATGGGCAAAT ATCTTGCGCAAGTTGACACAAGCTCAGGTTGTGGAGGTAATTGAA AAGGACAAGTTTTTGCGTCTTTTAAAGGCATTTTCACCAATGCACTTCGATACTCGCAAACGTCGATCTGATAACCTTGGCCGAGAACAACCACCAACAAAAATAGAAAAGAGAGATCAGATTGGCCAACAGATTGTGGAGCTTCCCATTGAGCCTCAGACTTGTGGCATAATTCATGCTGAAGGATCCAGAGAGATCAGAGATGTTGAA GTCCAGTATCAGGGAAACAATAGAATGAGCACTGCACATTCTTCCACTGATGTGAGCAACACAGTTAATGACACAAAAATGCAGATAATGATGCGTTCTTCTGTATGTGACCTTGTTCCTGTAAAAACTTCGGCAACTGAAACAATATCCCCTAGATGCCAAGCATACAAAGCATATCCCAGTCATAAACTGCGAGCAGACTGCGCAAGGGAACAGAGGGAGCACTGGATACTTAAAATGTTGGAG GAAGAGAAATTTCTTATAAAACCTGACTTACAAAGACGACTTGAGAGACTTGAAAAGGGCAGGCACACATCAATGGATAAAAAGACCTTAGAACGCAGTTTGAATAAGCTTCAACAAAAAGGACACTGTAAATGCCTTGACGTTTTCTTCCCTGCTGTCACAAACTTTTGTGAGAACGCTAAAAGGGTCGCGGTTCTGCACCCATCCATTTATGGGTTATCTCCTGCACTGTTGGTTAAAATTTATGATAGAATTAGGTCCTTTGAAAGGGAATTGCGTGGAACAAGCTTTTCTAAGTTTCAGAAGGGGGATGCACTTCCGATAGTGTATGATGTGGGCAGAGGACTACAAAGAATAGAGATGGATGTCCAAGATGCACTAGTTAAAAAGAGTCGTGGGAAGAAGTCTCTGATGGAAAAAATGGCTCGTGCAAAGCTTCTTCACATCTATCTATGGGAGTATGTCAATAGTCTCCCTGATAGTGAAGATACTTCCTCATCTGGTAAATACGGTTATGATTTAAAAAATGATGACAGCAGTTGCAAATTGGTTGATATAGGTTCAGCTATCGAGGCCATGCAGCTTGAGCTGTTCTTACAAGTTTCAGGTTCTGCTCATATGCATGAGAATGTGTTTGAAAAATGTGGGGATTATTTACACCGTTCTGGTATTCCAATGAAGGACTACACGTGTTTGAAAGATACCCCTTCAATCAAGGAGCTCTCACTGTTGATTGCCGTTTTACAACGTTTTAAG TTGATCCGCCTTGTTTGTGGTGAACATATGGTAGACGCCACTCAGGTGACACAAATCACTCTTACTCATGCACTAGAGCTTAAGCCTTTCTCTTCAGCTGCAAGATCATCTTCCTTTCATGGTCCAGATTCTTGCCATCAAGTTAGACATGATTTTGTTCTTTCAAATAGAAAAGCCGTTGATGAGTACTGGAACACTTTGGAGTACTTTTTGGCTGGACCTAATCCAGAAGCTGCTTCAAATGCTTCCCCAGGAAATGATGTTCCTGCTGTTAAAGAG GTACTTCAGCTTTTTCACAATAGGAAGCAAAAGCGTCTCTCTAGATCCCAAGGAGTTTTAAATTCCAAATGGATGGTTCACTTCATAAAAGGACGAAATAATTCTTCACGGAAAAGAAAGAGGTCATCAGGCGGAGTGCCGTCAAGACATGTAAAGCTACGCACTTCAGATGTACAACAAAGTGACAAGAGCACATGTGATACTGTTGAGCAATTCCCTGATGAACAAAATGCTTTCGTGGTTTCTCCAGGGGACATTGGATGTAATTCTCAAATAAATTGTGTTGGTGATCATAGGGAGGTTACCGAAGGGATAGAGCAATGGGAAAAAAATGAGGGCAATCACTCTTTCATGAAGCGAAGTGATCTCTCAAGTCTGAAGCCAACATGCAGAGCAATTTTCTCCTGGACCGAAGATGCAGACAG GCAATTGGTGATTGAATATGTAAGACTCCGAGCAGCCCTTGGGCCATATTCTCGTTGTTTTAAATGGGCCTCAGTCAAAAACCTTCCAGCGTCACCTGATGCATGCAAATGTAGAATGGCCATTTTGATGAAAGGCTGTATACAATTCAGAAGTGCTTTAATGAAACTCTGTAATGTAGTCTCAGAGCGTTATGCACGGTACCTCCAGAACAGGTCCTTAGACTGCGGTGATTGTGAAGAGATGGTTCAGCGTGATGCCTCAGAAGATTTGAATCAAGGTGTCTCTGACAGCCCTGAACATTCTAGAGAGGCTGCAGAAGAGCGGTGGGATGATTTTGATGTCTACAATGTAAAGGTTGCCCTAGATAAGGTGTTGGAATGTAAAAAGATGGCTAAGTTGAATGGTAGCAATGGAGTTCAATCTGCCAACGCTAATTCAGATCTCAGTATAAATGCTGAAAGACCT GAGAAAAGCTCGCATTGGGTTCCTAAGAGGTGTGGTCATCCTTTAATTGAAAGCAACAATATACGCAGGCAACCATTTGAATCAGTTGCAGTTGCGAACGCAGTAGAGCTATCAAAGTTGGCAGTCCTGACCACCTCAAGATCTCAACTGGTGCCAACTTCACTTGTCGAAACATTTAAGCATTACTCGGAGCATGATAAAGTTCTTGCTTTCAACTTCCTGAAAGAGATGAAACTG ATCGAGAGTAGAGCCAAATATCCTGTTGCGCTTTCTGGGAAATTCTTTGACAGTATGTTTTCATCTCCATTTCCAATCAAAACTGGAGAACAAGCAGCTAAATTTTCAACCTGGCTGcatgaaagagagaaagagaTGGTGAATGGTGGGGTTGTTCTTCCGCAGGACTTGCAATGTGGTGACGTCTTAAATTTATGTGGTCTATTGTCTTCAGGAGAACTGTCAATTATACCATGCCTGCCAGCTAAAGGTGTTGGAAAGGCGAAGGATGCCAGAACTCTCAAACGTAAAAATAATATTACTAACTTTCGTGATGGAAGCAGGGGTAAGACATACAGAATTGGTGAAAGTGAGGCTCGCCGAGCAAAGGGTTTTCCTGATATTAGTTTATCCTTGAGCCGTGCAACATTTTTCAGCAGAGAAGCCGTAGAATTTTTTAAAAATGACGAGAATCAGCCGTTGACACAAATTGGTGAAGAAAATCAAGTCAAGATCATGTCAGTTCCTGAATCTAGGAGCAGTGCATCTTACTTGGAAGGAAAAAATAATGTAGAGGAAGCACACGAGAATGGGAGTTATGGATACACAGCAGTATCTTCCAAAGAGTTGCTATGGAAAGCCATGGCAAGCTCTGCTGAACACTTCTGCTCTTTTTCTTCTAAAAAAGAAAGTTCTGCATTTAACCCAGAGCTCTTTAGGTCTTTACTTTTAGCCATTCAAAAGGCTGGTGACCAAGGTCTAACCATGAAAGAAATCTCAATGTCTGTGAATGTTCAGG GGGAAAAGATGCTGGATGTTATCATCGACGTCCTTGAAACTTTCGGACAAGTATTAAAG GTCAATGGCTATGATTCTGTTAATGTGGTTGATTCCTCATATCATTCCAAATATTTCTTATCCACCGTACCAGTTAATCGACAAGATTCTTTGGTCACTCTTGCGGGAGCTGATGATGCACAGAAAGAACTTGGTATGAATGCCGAGTTCCATAATCCCACTAATCGAGAGCAACCTTCTGAACCTTTACTTGAAAGGCAAAGCACAAATAGAAATGATTCATtggagttccaaactgcaaaatcTCATCCATGTAAGCCAATATTGCCTTGGATCGATGGCGATGGTACTTTCAACAATGGTGTCTACAGAAAACTTGTGTCTCGTGCTTTGGGTATCATAATGCAGAAGCCAGGGATTCTAGAG GATCATGTTATCGACCAGATGCATGGAATGAATCCTCAG AGTTGCAGAACTTTGTTAGAGATGATGATTCTGGATAACCATATCGTTGTGCGCAAAATGTTTGAAACTATAGCCGGGCCACCTGCCATTCTCAGTGGCCTTCTTGGAACACAATTCGTGAAGTCAAAGCTTATTCTAAAACGACATCTCTTCGCGAATCCCACGAGCACTTCCCATTTGTAA